In the genome of Roseofilum casamattae BLCC-M143, the window ACCCGCAGTTTACCCTCACTGGCGACGATTGGTCAGACTCTATCAAGTGAGAGGGGTCAATGTCCACGATACTCGACTGGTTGCTGTAATGCTGGCGAGTAACTTGACTCATATCCTTACCTATAATGCGGCTGACTTTCGGCGATTTTCCGAAATTACGGTAGTTCATCCCTCCGAGATAACCAGTTAAGAGAGAAGTGGCCCAAAAGCCTGGGCAGATTTTGGGTGGAACAGCTCTGCAAAAGAGGGCAAGATTTTAATAACGAAATAACGAAAGCAAGAAATAAATAAAAGTTGCTTTCCAGGCACAGTGTGGCGTACACTCATTAAGTAACGAAATAAAGAAGTAAAGAAATAACGAAATGAAGATTATAGCCGTCACTGGCTACAAGGGAGGAGTGGGCAAGACCATTACTTCTATCCACATCGCTCGCTATCTGTCCCAGCATGGGCGAGTGTTACTCATCGACTCCGACCCCAATCGCTCGGTGGAAAAATGGTGGCAGCGATCGCCAGCAACTCCTGCCTTTCAGGTGAAGAATGAAAAGTCAGCTCCAGCTCATATCCCCGGTAATGATTATCTGGTCTTAGATACGCCGGCGCGACCCGATAGCAATGAATTGAAGGAAATTAGTCAGGAAGCCACTTTAACCATCTTGCCCTGTACGCCGGATGCGATTAGCTTAGACCCGATGCTGCAAATGTTAAAGGATTTAGCACCAGGGGCGAACTCTCGGGTGTTGATTTCTATTGCCCCACCCTATCCTTCTAAGTCGGCTCGGGAGCTGCGCGAGCTGTTGAGCGACCATGATATTCCCACATTCAAGGC includes:
- a CDS encoding ParA family protein, translated to MKIIAVTGYKGGVGKTITSIHIARYLSQHGRVLLIDSDPNRSVEKWWQRSPATPAFQVKNEKSAPAHIPGNDYLVLDTPARPDSNELKEISQEATLTILPCTPDAISLDPMLQMLKDLAPGANSRVLISIAPPYPSKSARELRELLSDHDIPTFKAQIRRSASVVKAIDMGLTTAEMRGREKHPWLDYQQLGKEIMEAIA